Proteins from one Gossypium raimondii isolate GPD5lz chromosome 8, ASM2569854v1, whole genome shotgun sequence genomic window:
- the LOC105790124 gene encoding uncharacterized protein LOC105790124 → MMICCCSQNLRDAFQACLRDYDKLLYVAVILIYIQIGCALTGSLGALYNGVLLANLGIALFALVAIESGSQSLGRAYAVLLFCAILLDISWFILFSHDIWNMSKETDGGEEGESRGMLFIFSVRLTLAMEMVGLFVRLWSSLLWIQIYRLGVSNVGNPSDLRDPDFDLKNGFLSPSTPSNPLLRQCSHNESDDALGGAIYDPAYYYSLFEDRQQCNRNSFTGHNNGVGGSGSASGAETSLLKPSPVRTHLGIDEENGTKLPQTV, encoded by the exons ATGATGATTTGTTGTTGCTCTCAGAATCTGAGAGATGCGTTTCAAGCTTGTCTTCGTGATTATGATAAGCTTCTTTATGTTGCCGTCATCCTCATTTACATCCAA ATTGGGTGTGCCTTAACCGGATCCCTCGGCGCATTGTACAACGGTGTGTTATTGGCCAATTTGGGCATCGCCTTGTTTGCTTTGGTTGCCATCGAGAGTGGTAGTCAAAGCTTGGGCCGAGCTTATGCCGTTTTACTCTTTTGCGCCATTTTGCTTGACATTTCATGGTTTATCCTCTTTTCCCATGATATTTGGAACATGTCGAAAGAGACCGACGGCGGCGAAGAAGGGGAGAGCCGTGGAATGTTGTTTATTTTCTCGGTCAGGTTAACACTTGCAATGGAGATGGTGGGGCTTTTCGTGAGATTATGGTCGTCTCTTTTATGGATTCAAATATATAGACTTGGGGTTTCAAATGTAGGCAATCCTTCTGATCTAAGAGACCctgattttgatttgaagaatGGTTTTCTAAGCCCTTCAACCCCTTCCAATCCCTTACTTAGACAGTGCTCTCATAATGAATCTGATGATGCTTTAGGAGGTGCCATTTATGATCCTGCTTATTACTATTCTCTCTTTGAAGATCGTCAGCAATGTAATCGAAATTCTTTTACG GGTCATAATAATGGTGTTGGTGGAAGTGGATCTGCTTCAGGTGCCGAAACTTCTCTGCTAAAGCCATCACCTGTTAGGACTCATCTGGGTATTGAT GAGGAGAATGGTACAAAGTTGCCTCAAACTGTTTGA
- the LOC105790122 gene encoding protein sym-1, which yields MALNSAILTRKFPHLCRFTGFSSQNACLPAGGTRSPIRESKDGSYPCLSSSNHRAVFKDWGARKTGAGQLGLDYSRVSAVSDGGSGGNGGFGGSGDGNSGGKGGGTGNNGGESGWSLLSWYLALLAKHPVLTKAVTSALLTCVGDLICQLAIDHAPSLDVKRTFLFTLLGLVLVGPTLHFWYLCLSNLVKLPGASGAILRLLLDQFMFSPIFIGVFLSTLVTLEGKPSQVIPKLRQEWFSAVIANWQLWIPFQFLNFRFVPQQFQVLAANFIALVWNVILSFKAHKEILTK from the exons atggctcTAAATTCCGCTATACTTACCCGTAAATTCCCTCACTTGTGCCGTTTTACGGGTTTTTCTTCCCAAAACGCGTGCCTTCCTGCAGGTGGTACTAGGTCTCCCATTAGAGAGTCCAAAGACGGTTCCTATCCATGTCTTTCGAGTTCGAACCATCGAGCTGTTTTTAAGGACTGGGGTGCTCGCAAAACGGGAGCTGGGCAGTTGGGTTTGGATTATTCACGTGTGTCAGCAGTTTCGGACGGTGGGTCCGGTGGAAACGGTGGGTTTGGAGGTTCCGGTGATGGGAATTCTGGTGGCAAAGGTGGTGGGACTGGTAACAATGGAGGAGAAAGTGGTTGGTCCTTGCTTTCATG GTATTTGGCTCTTCTAGCAAAACATCCCGTGTTGACAAAAGCAGTGACATCTGCACTTTTGACTTGTGTTGGAGATTTGATTTGCCAA CTTGCAATTGATCATGCGCCATCCCTAGACGTGAAAAGGACATTTCTGTTTACACTACTGGGTTTGGTGTTAGTTGGTCCTACATTGCACTTCTG GTATTTATGTCTAAGTAACTTGGTAAAATTGCCTGGAGCATCAGGTGCTATCTTGCGGCTTTTACTGGATCAG TTTATGTTTTCTCCTATCTTTATCGGAGTTTTCTTATCCACGTTGGTGACACTAGAAGGAAAGCCGTCGCAAGTTATACCCAAACTTCGACAG GAATGGTTTTCTGCTGTTATTGCAAATTGGCAGCTATGGATACCTTTCCAATTTCTCAACTTTCGGTTCGTCCCGCAACAGTTCCAG GTCCTTGCTGCAAATTTTATTGCTTTGGTTTGGAATGTGATTCTCTCATTTAAAGCTCACAAAGAGATATTAACCAAGTAA
- the LOC105790125 gene encoding glucosidase 2 subunit beta, producing MRSYSIFILLLFCIASFIRSSSSSAPKHPFLGISPQDEDYYKSSDSIKCKDGSKKFTKSQLNDDFCDCPDGTDEPGTSACPTAKFYCRNAGHVSLFLFSSRVNDGICDCCDGSDEYDGRVKCPNACWEAGKVARDRLVKKINTYKEGVTLRIKEIEQAKIAIAKDEADLTKLQNEEKLLKGIVEELKERKEQIEKAEEKERLQKEKEENEKQKAEEALRENGKAEEEGKVENEKVEQEANSEDKPKESTDDDDKIGNIEDSFVNEDPNVDENEGEPTSKVETSDSSKTEAVPLNKEEEHEVKNKHESASPRHNDDSTVSTEIDQDAGSKVSPDEDKKAESDASETTEGLSREELGRLVASRWTGEGTENQGGAKADTDDIHEETPKDEHDEEEYDNYASDSDEDTAKYEDDRDDDVEDEPDESYEEENHDDTTSYKDDLDDEPYLPETSPSSDPSWLEKIQKTVKNVLDAVNIFKTPVNISDAAHVRKEYDESSEKLSKIQSRISSLTQKLKHDFGPEKEFYAFYDRCFEIKQNKYVYKVCPYKQASQEEGHMTTRLGRWDKFEDAYKMMVFSNGDKCWNGPDRSMKVKLRCGLKNELTDVDEPSRCEYVALLATPAVCLEDKLKELQHKLDLLNKEQPQEHDEL from the exons ATGAGATCATATTCCATTTTCATTCTCCTTTTGTTTTGCATAGCTTCATTTATTagatcatcatcttcttcagcTCCCAAACACCCTTTTCTTGGAATTTCTCCTCAAG ATGAGGATTACTACAAATCATCAGATAGCATTAAATGCAAAGACGGATCCAAGAAATTCACCAAATCTCAGCTCAATGATGATTTCTGCGATTGTCCTGATGGCACCGATGAacctg GTACATCCGCTTGCCCTACTGCAAAATTTTACTGCAGAAATGCTGGACATGTTTCACTGTTCTTGTTTTCTTCCAGAGTCAATGATGGGATATGCG ATTGTTGTGATGGGAGTGATGAGTATGATGGAAGAGTGAAGTGTCCCAATGCATGTTGGGAGGCTGGTAAAGTGGCTAGAGATAGGCTGGTGAAAAAAATCAATACTTATAAGGAGGGGGTTACATTGAGAATTAAGGAAATTGAACAGGCTAAGATAGCAATAGCTAAAGATGAAGCTGACCTAACAAAGCTTCAAAACGAGGAGAAATTGCTGAAGGGCATTGTTGAAGAGCTTAAAG AACGTAAAGAACAGATAGAGAAGGCAGAGGAGAAAGAAAGGTTGCaaaaagagaaggaagaaaatgagaaaCAAAAAGCAGAGGAAGCTTTAAGAGAAAATGGGAAAGCTGAGGAGGAAGGGAAGgtggaaaatgaaaaagttgagcAAGAAGCGAACAGTGAAGACAAACCCAAAGAAAgtactgatgatgatgataaaattGGTAACATTGAGGATTCTTTTGTAAATGAG GACCCCAATGTAGATGAGAATGAAGGCGAACCAACAAGCAAAGTTGAAACAAGTGATTCTTCCAAAACTGAAGCAGTTCCTCTTAATAAGGAAGAGGAG CATGAGGTGAAAAATAAGCATGAGTCTGCTTCACCCAGACATAATGATGATTCCACTGTTTCAACTGAAATTGATCAAGATGCTGGTAGCAAAGTATCACCTGATGAAGACAAGAAAGCA GAGAGTGACGCATCTGAAACTACAGAAGGACTGTCGAGGGAAGAGTTAGGTCGCCTTGTTGCTTCCCGTTGGACTGGAGAAGGTACTGAGAATCAAGGGGGAGCAAAAGCTGATACTGATGACATCCATGAAGAAACGCCCAAGGATGAACATGATGAAGAAGAATACGACAACTATGCTTCTGATAGTGATGAGGACACTGCAAAATATGAAGATGATAGAGATGATGATGTAGAAGATGAACCAGATGAGAGTTATGAAGAGGAGAATCACGATGATACAACTTCGTACAAAGATGACTTAGATGATGAACCTTACTTGCCAG AAACAAGTCCCTCAAGTGATCCATCTTGGTTGGAGAAGATACAAAAGACAGTTAAGAACGTTCTCGATGCTGTTAATATATTCAAAACTCCAGTAAATATATCAG ATGCGGCTCATGTACGTAAGGAATATGATGAATCCAGTGAAAAGTTATCTAAAATACAATCAAGGATATCAAGTTTGACACAAAAGCTAAAACATGATTTTG GACCGGAGAAGGAGTTCTATGCATTCTATGATCGTTGTTTTGAGATCAAGCAGAACAA GTATGTTTACAAAGTCTGCCCATACAAACAAGCTTCTCAGGAGGAGGGCCACATGACAACCCGTTTAGG GCGTTGGGACAAATTTGAGGACGCATACAAGATGATGGTATTTTCAAATGGAGATAAGTGCTGGAATGGTCCAGATCGAAGTATGAAG GTGAAATTAAGATGCGGTTTGAAAAATGAGCTCACCGATGTTGATGAACCAAGCCGTTGCGA ATACGTTGCTTTATTGGCCACTCCAGCTGTCTGCCTGGAAGATAAGCTGAAG GAGCTGCAACATAAACTAGATTTGTTGAACAAAGAGCAACCTCAGGAACATGATGAACTTTGA